A part of Aricia agestis chromosome 13, ilAriAges1.1, whole genome shotgun sequence genomic DNA contains:
- the LOC121733155 gene encoding FACT complex subunit Ssrp1, whose translation MEFLEYNDVKAEIKGSMVPGRLKMTDQNIVFKNSKTGKVEQISANDIELVNFQKFIGSWGLRVFLKNGTLHRYGGFKEGEQEKVAKFFKNNYNKDMLEKELSLKGWNWGTAKFNGAVLSFNVGSNTAFEIPLHYVSQCNTGKNEVTLEFHQNDDTPVSLMEMRFHIPTNELAGDMDAVEAFHQQVMNKASVISVSGDAIAIFRELQCLTPRGRYDIKVFQTFFQLHGKTFDYKIPMSTVLRLFLLPHKDTRQMFFVVSLDPPIKQGQTRYHFLVLLFGIEEETSLELPFTEEELKEKYEGKITKELSGPTYEVLAKIMKVIINRRVTGPGDFLGHHKTPAIACSYKAAAGYLYPLEKGFIYVHKPPVHIRFEEIASVNFARGGASSTKSFDFEIELKQGSVHTFSSIEKGEYDKLFDYITSKKLHVKNTGKNDKALYDDDFGDSDTEKEPDAYLARVKAEAKERDSGDSDSDESTDEDFNPDKANESDVAEEYDTNPSSSEDSDASGGSTSSKKEKKKEKKPKKAVTVSETPRKRKEKSKKREKDANAPKRPATAFMLWLNENRRSILDENPGIKVTEVAKKGGELWRDLTDKSEWEEKASKAKEEYNQAMKKYKDSGAADEFKQKKKQADKEKKAAERKKGAAASKKAKNTSAGSGSGNFKSKEYIDDDDSSSDSDSGKKKETKKDTKKDSKESKESKKSKKSSSEASSGSGEESGSGSGSGSD comes from the exons ATGGAGTTTCTAGAATATAACGATGTAAAAGCTGAAATCAAAGGCTCTATG GTACCAGGCAGATTAAAAATGACCGACCAAAacatagtatttaaaaatagcaaaaCTGGCAAAGTGGAACAAATATCAGCAAATGATATTGAACTGGTTAACTTTCAAAAGTTCATTGGTTCTTGGGGATTGAGAGTTTTTCTCAAAAATGGCACTCTACACAGATATGGAGGTTTCAAAGAGGGG GAACAAGAAAAAGTGGCGAAATTCTTCAAAAATAACTACAACAAAGACATGTTGGAGAAGGAACTTTCTCTCAAGGGCTGGAACTGGGGTACGGCTAAATTTAACGGTGCAGTGCTGAGCTTCAATGTCGGCTCCAACACAGCCTTTGAAATCCCCCTGCATTATGTATCACAGTGTAATACTGGCAAGAATGAGGTCACACTTGAATTCCATCAG AATGATGATACTCCAGTGTCACTGATGGAGATGAGGTTCCACATACCAACTAACGAGCTGGCCGGAGACATGGATGCTGTGGAGGCCTTCCACCAGCAGGTCATGAATAAGGCCAGCGTCATATCTGTCTCTGGAGACGCTATTGCCATCTTCAGAGAACTCCAATGTCTCACACCTCG TGGTCGCTACGACATCAAAGTGTTCCAAACGTTCTTCCAGCTTCACGGTAAAACATTCGATTACAAAATTCCAATGTCAACAGTATTGCGTCTCTTTCTACTTCCCCACAAGGATACGAGACAGATGTTCTTTGTGGTGTCACTGGATCCACCGATCAAGCAGGGGCAGACCAGATATCATTTCCTGGTTCTGCTATTTGGTATAGAAGAGGAGACGAGCTTGGAACTACCATTCACAGA agaggAACTGAAAGAGAAATATGAAGGTAAAATAACGAAAGAATTGTCAGGACCCACATATGAGGTGCTTGCTAAAATCATGAAGGTCATCATAAACAGAAGAGTCACTGGACCAGGAGATTTCTTGGG TCATCACAAGACCCCTGCTATAGCTTGTTCATACAAAGCGGCGGCGGGCTATCTGTATCCGTTGGAGAAAGGTTTCATATACGTCCACAAGCCGCCCGTACATATACGCTTCGAGGAGATCGCGTCTGTCAACTTCGCGAGAGGAGGCGCTTCGTCTACCAA GTCCTTCGATTTTGAAATCGAGCTCAAACAAGGAAGCGTTCACACATTCAGCAGTATTGAGAAGGGAGAGTATGACAAGCTCTTTGACTACATTACCTCAAAGAAACTACATGTCAAGAATACTGGCAAGAAC GACAAGGCGTTATACGACGACGACTTCGGCGACTCCGACACTGAGAAGGAGCCTGACGCGTACCTCGCGCGTGTCAAGGCGGAGGCGAAAGAACGCGACTCGGGCGACAGCGACAGCGACGAGAGTACTGACGAAGACTTTAACCCGGATAAGGCGAATGAGAGCGACGTTGCTGAGGA ATATGACACAAATCCGTCTTCATCAGAAGACTCAGATGCGTCAGGCGGCTCGACCTCTAGCAAAAAGGAGAAGAAAAAGGAGAAAAAGCCAAAGAAAGCGGTTACTGTG TCGGAAACGCCACGCAAACGCAAAGAAAAGTCCAAGAAACGCGAGAAAGACGCCAACGCGCCAAAACGACCGGCGACTGCTTTTATGCTGTGGCTGAACGAGAATAGACGGTCCATACTCGACGAAAACCCCGGCATCAAAGTGACAGAAGTAGCCAAGAAGGGAGGCGAGTTGTGGCGAGACTTGACCGATAAGTCG gAATGGGAAGAAAAGGCAAGCAAGGCGAAAGAGGAATATAACCAAGCGATGAAGAAATACAAAGACAGCGGCGCGGCGGACGAATTCAAACAGAAGAAGAAACAAGCTGATAAG GAAAAGAAGGCAGCGGAGAGAAAGAAAGGAGCCGCTGCCAGCAAGAAAGCTAAGAACACCTCCGCCGGTTCCGGTTCTGGCAACTTCAAGAGCAAAGAGTACATCGATGATGATGACAGCTCCTCCGACTCTGACAGCGGGAAAAAGAAGGAAACCAAGAAGGACACGAAGAAGGATAGCAAAGAG